Proteins from a genomic interval of Yoonia sp. GPGPB17:
- the glyS gene encoding glycine--tRNA ligase subunit beta → MPDLLIELFSEEIPARMQSRAADDLRKLVTDGLVEAGLTYAGAAAFSTPRRLALSIEGLTAESKAVREERKGPKVGAPDKAIEGFLRGAGVAREDLEVRDDKKGQVYFAVIEKPGRMAADIIAEVLEKAIRSFPWPKSMRWGNGPLKWVRPLHSILCILSDEAGAEVVPLDVDGITSGNTTRGHRFLAPAAFSVTNFDDYEAKLKRANVVLRSDERAEAIWHDATHQAFALGLEVVEDRGLLAEVAGLVEWPVVLLGQIDDDFLGLPPEVLQTSMKEHQKFFSVRNPKTGRIERFVTVANMETADNGATILAGNQKVLSARLADAKFFWENDLRTVEREGMKAWTDQLSNVTFHAKLGSQAERIERIAALAREIAPHVGAKPDLAEEAARIAKADLASEMVYEFPELQGIMGRYYAQAAGHDDGVPEACEEHYSPLGPSDDVPSAPVSVAVALADKIDTLTGFWAIEETPTGSKDPFALRRSALGVIRLILQNKLSIHLESLSAAPLSAHLDRRFEDEVREALSSDEHYPQVLRSLMTDEEKGEIADIERQLESSAEQVIQATTQYYEIMERAMGRYLLSFFHDRLKVFLKDKGIRHDIIDACIAMPGNDDLTLLVKRAEALAETLATDDGENLIQGFKRANNILTQAEEKDGVEYSYGADIKFAEDAAEKALFAALDAADAKIAPAMEVEDFSTAMTAMAALRGPIDAFFTDVQVNADSEILRRNRLNLLSRIRNICLSVADLNKIEG, encoded by the coding sequence TCCGAAGAAATCCCCGCGCGGATGCAAAGCCGTGCGGCGGATGATCTGCGCAAGCTGGTGACGGATGGTTTGGTTGAGGCGGGGTTGACCTATGCAGGCGCCGCCGCCTTTTCGACGCCGCGCCGTTTGGCGCTGTCGATTGAGGGGCTGACGGCAGAAAGCAAAGCCGTACGCGAAGAACGCAAGGGGCCGAAAGTCGGCGCGCCGGATAAGGCCATCGAAGGGTTCCTGCGCGGTGCTGGTGTAGCCCGCGAAGACCTTGAAGTGCGCGATGACAAAAAGGGCCAAGTCTACTTTGCGGTGATCGAAAAGCCCGGGCGCATGGCGGCGGATATCATCGCCGAAGTGCTGGAAAAAGCGATCCGGAGTTTCCCTTGGCCCAAGTCGATGCGGTGGGGTAATGGTCCGCTGAAATGGGTGCGCCCACTGCATTCCATCCTGTGTATTCTGAGTGATGAGGCTGGGGCCGAGGTGGTGCCGCTGGATGTAGATGGTATTACATCAGGGAACACCACGCGAGGGCATCGTTTCCTCGCGCCCGCTGCATTTTCCGTCACAAATTTCGATGACTACGAGGCAAAGCTCAAGCGCGCTAATGTTGTCTTGCGTTCCGACGAGCGGGCCGAGGCGATCTGGCATGATGCAACCCATCAGGCCTTTGCGCTGGGTCTTGAGGTGGTTGAAGATCGCGGTTTGCTGGCCGAGGTCGCAGGACTGGTGGAATGGCCTGTCGTGTTGCTGGGCCAGATTGATGATGACTTCCTAGGCCTGCCGCCCGAGGTGCTGCAAACCTCAATGAAAGAGCACCAGAAATTCTTCTCTGTGCGCAACCCCAAGACCGGGCGGATCGAACGTTTTGTGACTGTGGCCAACATGGAAACCGCCGACAATGGGGCGACCATTCTGGCCGGGAACCAAAAGGTGCTGTCGGCGCGTTTGGCGGATGCGAAGTTCTTTTGGGAAAACGATCTGCGCACGGTCGAACGTGAGGGGATGAAGGCGTGGACCGATCAACTGTCCAACGTCACCTTCCACGCCAAGCTGGGCTCACAAGCCGAGCGGATTGAACGGATCGCAGCGCTGGCCCGCGAAATCGCACCCCATGTGGGCGCCAAGCCCGATCTGGCGGAAGAGGCAGCAAGGATCGCCAAGGCTGACCTAGCCTCGGAGATGGTCTATGAGTTCCCGGAATTGCAGGGGATCATGGGCCGTTATTACGCACAAGCGGCGGGGCATGACGATGGTGTGCCGGAGGCCTGTGAAGAACACTATTCGCCACTGGGGCCATCGGATGATGTGCCAAGCGCGCCGGTGTCCGTCGCTGTGGCGCTCGCCGATAAGATCGACACGCTGACTGGGTTCTGGGCGATTGAGGAAACACCGACTGGTTCAAAAGATCCCTTCGCCTTAAGACGCTCAGCGCTTGGTGTTATTCGGTTGATTTTGCAGAACAAGTTATCAATTCATCTAGAGTCTTTGTCCGCTGCTCCATTGAGTGCGCATCTGGATCGACGTTTCGAAGATGAAGTGCGAGAAGCACTTTCAAGCGATGAGCACTATCCGCAAGTACTACGCTCTCTAATGACCGACGAAGAAAAAGGTGAAATCGCCGACATAGAGCGGCAACTCGAAAGTTCTGCAGAACAGGTCATACAAGCCACCACTCAATATTATGAAATTATGGAGAGGGCGATGGGGCGTTATCTCCTCTCCTTCTTCCACGACCGCCTCAAAGTCTTCCTCAAAGACAAAGGCATCCGCCACGACATCATCGACGCCTGTATCGCCATGCCGGGCAATGATGATCTGACGTTGCTGGTCAAACGGGCCGAGGCTTTGGCTGAAACGCTCGCCACTGACGACGGCGAGAACCTGATCCAAGGCTTCAAGCGCGCCAATAACATTCTGACCCAAGCCGAGGAAAAGGATGGGGTGGAATACTCCTATGGGGCTGACATCAAATTCGCCGAAGACGCCGCCGAAAAGGCGCTTTTTGCGGCCCTTGATGCTGCAGATGCAAAGATTGCGCCAGCCATGGAAGTCGAGGATTTCAGCACCGCGATGACTGCTATGGCGGCACTGCGCGGGCCGATTGATGCATTTTTCACCGATGTGCAAGTCAACGCCGATAGTGAAATCCTGCGCCGCAACCGTCTTAACCTGCTGTCTCGTATCAGAAATATCTGTCTCAGCGTCGCTGATCTGAACAAAATCGAAGGCTAG